A window of Nomascus leucogenys isolate Asia chromosome X, Asia_NLE_v1, whole genome shotgun sequence contains these coding sequences:
- the HDAC8 gene encoding histone deacetylase 8 isoform X2: MLTREHHCGRPEEQELEPWPSPKKARSGRWLRNGFEWKMEEPEEPADSGQSLVPVYIYSPEYVSMCDSLAKIPKRASMVHSLIEAYALHKQMRIVKPKVASMEEMATFHTDAYLQHLQKVSQEGDDDHPDSIEYGLGYDCPATEGIFDYAAAVGGATITAAQCLIDGMCKVAINWSGGWHHAKKETCVYVALYKAF; the protein is encoded by the exons ATGTTGACCAGGGAGCACCACTGCGGCCGACCAGAGGAGCAGGAACTGGAACCCTGGCCGAGTCCGAAAAAAGCCAGATCTGGAAGGTGGCTGCGGAACGGTTTTGAGTGGAAGATGGAGGAGCCGGAGGAACCGGCGGACAGTGGGCAGTCGCTGGTCCCGGTTTATATCTATAGTCCCGAGTATGTCAGTATGTGTGACTCCCTGGCCAAGATCCCCAAACGG GCCAGTATGGTACATTCTTTGATTGAAGCGTATGCACTGCATAAGCAAATGAG GATAGTTAAGCCTAAAGTGGCCTCCATGGAGGAGATGGCCACCTTCCATACTGATGCTTATCTGCAGCATCTCCAGAAGGTCAGCCAAGAGGGCGATGATGATCATCCGGACTCCATAGAATATGGGCTAG GTTATGACTGCCCAGCCACTGAAGGGATATTTGACTATGCAGCAGCTGTAGGAGGGGCTACGATCACAGCTGCCCAATGCCTGATCGACGGAATGTGCAAAGTAGCAATTAACTGGTCTGGAGGGTGGCATCATGCAAAGAA AGAGACGTGTGTGTATGTGGCACTTTACAAGGCATTCTGA